From a region of the Castanea sativa cultivar Marrone di Chiusa Pesio chromosome 10, ASM4071231v1 genome:
- the LOC142613596 gene encoding pleiotropic drug resistance protein 1-like isoform X6, with protein MEVFLSSAREEVGEKSRKWAAIQRLPTGHRLRRGILTEENGEAKEVDIQRLDEQQLKNLLDKLLNQDEDNEKFLMKLKDRFDRVGIEFPKIEVRMEGLNVDTEAYIGSRALPTLYHFTINFFEGLLNSCHIIKGKKKPFSILHDVSGIIKPGRMTLLLGPPGSGKTTFLLAMAGRLSSDLKISGRITYNGHGMDEFIPQRTSAYISQHDEHIGEMTVRETLAFSARCQGVGPRYEMLAELSRREKEANIKPDSDIDIFLKSISLEGQEANVLTDYVIKILGLDICADIMVGDEMRRGISGGQRKRVTVGEMLVGPARALFMDEISTGLDSSTTFQIVNSIRQAIHILEGTTVISLLQPAPETYELFEDIVLLTDGQVVYQGPRENAQEFFESVGFKCPERKAEADFLQEVTSRKDQEQYWANKDIPYAYVTVEEFADAFKSFHIGQKLGDKLAIPFDKGRSHPSALTTTKYGVGKKELLKACISRELLLMKRSSAYYTFKMLQLIFMALLMMSLYVRTKKHRNTTMGGQIVMGALFFTMSTIMFNGFAELALTIAKLPVFNKHRDLLFFPPWSYALPTWILKIPITIVEVAIWVAMTYYVVGFEENFTRFLKQFFLLLFINQMASGLFRFIAALGRNMIVANTFGSFGLLLVITLGGFVLSKNEIKKWWEWGYWVSPMMYGQNAMAVNEFLGKSWKRALPNTTEPLGLVVLKSHGLFQEEYWFWIGVGASIGFIFLFNFLFTLALTYLNPFGKPQATSSGRSERGADIQRSVSSESTLAARSRRNEFNRNKKQGMVLPFEPLSITFDDISYAVDMPQEMKSEGVTENRLTLLKGLSGAFRPGVLTALMGVSGAGKSTLMDVLAGRKTGGYIEGSIMISGYPKKQETFARIAGYCEQNDIHSPHITVYESLFFSAWLRLAPEVDITTKKMFVEEVMDLVELNSIRESIVGLPNVNGLSTEQRKRLTIATELVANPSIIFMDEPTSGLDARAAAIVMRTVRNTVDTGRTVVCTIHQPSIDIFDAFDELYLLKSGGEEIYVGPIGHRASLLISYFEGIRGVKKIRDGINPATWMLEVTNTAQEAVLGVNFADVYNKSELYRRNKAMIKELSKPQPMSKDLHFATQFSQSFLTQCKACLWKQHWSYWRNPQYNAVRLLFSIFIALMFGSMFWDLGTKRIRQQDIFNSVGSMYAASLFIGIQNAALVQPVVAIERTVFYRERAAGMYSPLPYAIAQITIEIPYIFIQAVIYATIVYFMIGFETSASKFFLNLFFMYFTFLYFTFFGMLTVSITPNYSIAAVLASFFYGLWNLFSGFLLPRSYMPIWWRWFYWACPFAWTLYGLIGAQFGDIKDRLDTGLTVEELMKSYFGFKTDFLGVVSIVIIGITLLFGFGFAFAIKVFNFQRR; from the exons ATGGAAGTGTTTTTGAGTTCTGCTCGAGAGGAAGTAGGCGAAAAATCTCGGAAATGGGCTGCTATACAGAGACTGCCGACAGGGCATCGTCTTAGAAGAGGTATATTAACTGAAGAAAATGGAGAAGCAAAAGAAGTTGATATTCAAAGACTTGATGAGCAACAATTAAAGAACTTGTTGGACAAGCTTTTGAACCAGGACGAAGATAATGAGAAGTTCTTGATGAAGCTCAAGGACCGCTTTGATCG AGTTGGGATTGAATTTCCAAAAATTGAAGTCCGGATGGAAGGACTAAATGTAGATACCGAAGCTTATATTGGAAGCAGAGCTTTACCTACACTATACCACTTCACTATAAATTTCTTTGAG GGGTTGTTGAATTCTTGTCATATAATTAAAGGCAAAAAGAAACCATTTTCAATTCTTCATGATGTCAGTGGAATAATCAAGCCTGGCAg GATGACACTTCTTTTAGGCCCCCCAGGCTCAGGGAAGACCACATTTCTACTGGCTATGGCTGGAAGACTTAGTTCTGATCTCAAA ATTTCAGGGAGAATTACATATAATGGCCATGGAATGGATGAATTTATCCCACAAAGGACATCAGCTTATATAAGTCAACATGATGAACATATAGGAGAAATGACAGTGAGAGAAacattggccttctcggctagaTGTCAAGGGGTTGGTCCTCGTTATG AAATGTTGGCAGAGTTGTCCAGAAGAGAAAAGGAGGCAAACATTAAGCCAGATTCTGATATCGATATTTTTTTGAAG TCTATTTCACTGGAAGGGCAAGAAGCAAATGTTCTGACCGATTATGTTATCAAA ATTTTGGGATTGGATATCTGTGCTGACATTATGGTAGGGGATGAAATGCGAAGAGGTATCTCTGGTGGACAAAGAAAGCGAGTGACAGTAG GGGAGATGCTGGTTGGACCAGCAAGGGCGCTTTTCATGGACGAGATATCAACTGGCTTAGACAGCTCGACAACTTTTCAGATTGTGAATTCAATCAGACAGGCAATTCACATTCTTGAAGGGACAACCGTGATCTCTCTCCTCCAGCCAGCTCCAGAAACGTATGAACTATTTGAGGACATAGTTCTCTTAACAGACGGGCAAGTGGTGTATCAAGGTCCCCGTGAAAATGCACAGGAGTTTTTTGAATCTGTGGGCTTCAAATGTCCGGAGAGAAAAGCAGAAGCAGACTTCTTACAAGAA GTGACATCAAGGAAAGATCAAGAACAGTATTGGGCTAATAAAGACATACCTTATGCTTACGTTACTGTCGAGGAATTTGCTGATGCATTTAAGTCATTTCACATTGGTCAGAAACTAGGTGACAAGCTTGCCATTCCATTTGACAAGGGTAGGAGCCACCCTTCTGCTTTGACAACTACGAAGTACGGTGTTGGGAAGAAGGAACTGCTAAAGGCTTGCATATCAAGAGAGTTGTTGCTGATGAAGAGAAGCTCAGCCTACTATACGTTCAAAATGTTGCAG cttatttttatgGCTCTGTTGATGATGTCACTATATGTACGAACTAAGAAGCATCGAAATACTACAATGGGTGGTCAAATTGTTATGGGTGCCCTGTTCTTTACAATGTCCACAATAATGTTTAATGGATTCGCAGAGCTTGCCCTGACCATCGCGAAACTTCCTGTCTTTAACAAGCATAGGGaccttctcttttttcctcCATGGTCATATGCACTACCCACATGGATCCTCAAAATTCCAATCACAATTGTAGAGGTAGCCATTTGGGTGGCGATGACTTATTATGTTGTAGGCTTTGAAGAAAACTTCACACG GTTTCTCAAACAATTCTTTCTACTTTTGTTCATCAACCAAATGGCTTCTGGACTGTTTCGATTTATTGCAGCACTAGGAAGGAATATGATTGTCGCAAACACGTTTGGATCTTTTGGGTTGCTTCTAGTTATTACTCTGGGTGGATTTGTTCTatcaaaaa atgaaattaaaaaatggtGGGAATGGGGTTACTGGGTCTCACCTATGATGTATGGCCAGAATGCTATGGCAGTGAATGAATTCTTAGGGAAGAGTTGGAAGCGT GCTCTTCCTAATACCACAGAACCTCTTGGACTTGTGGTCTTGAAGTCTCATGGACTATTCCAAGAAGAATATTGGTTTTGGATTGGAGTAGGAGCTTCAATTggatttatttttctattcaattttcttttcacatTGGCTCTAACTTATCTCAACC CTTTTGGAAAGCCTCAGGCA ACCTCGTCTGGTAGGTCAGAAAGAGGAGCTGACATTCAAAGAAGTGTATCATCAGAATCAACATTAGCAGCAAGAAGCAGAAGGAATGAATTTAATCGGAACAAGAAACAAGGAATGGTTCTTCCATTCGAACCCCTTTCTATCACCTTTGATGATATTAGCTATGCAGTGGACATGCCTCAG gaaatgaaatctgaaggTGTGACAGAAAATCGACTAACACTTCTGAAGGGTTTGAGTGGTGCTTTCAGGCCAGGAGTTCTCACAGCTCTAATGGGTGTTAGTGGCGCTGGGAAGTCAACTCTAATGGATGTTTTGGCTGGGAGGAAAACTGGTGGGTACATCGAAGGAAGCATCATGATATCTGGATACCCAAAGAAGCAGGAAACTTTTGCTCGCATAGCAGGTTACTGTGAGCAAAATGACATCCACTCTCCTCACATTACAGTGTACGAGTCACTGTTTTTCTCTGCATGGCTTCGTCTAGCTCCTGAAGTTGATATCACAACCAAAAAG ATGTTTGTTGAGGAGGTCATGGACCTTGTGGAGCTGAACTCAATAAGGGAATCAATTGTTGGATTGCCTAACGTCAATGGTCTCTCAACCGAGCAGCGCAAGAGGCTGACGATTGCAACTGAGCTTGTTGCAAACCCATCTATAATATTCATGGATGAGCCAACCTCAGGTCTTGATGCCAGGGCAGCAGCAATAGTGATGAGAACAGTGAGGAACACAGTAGACACTGGAAGAACTGTGGTGTGCACTATCCACCAGCCAAGCATTGATATATTTGATGCCTTTGATGAG CTATATCTTTTGAAAAGTGGAGGAGAAGAAATATATGTCGGCCCAATAGGCCACCGTGCTTCACTTTTGATCAGTTACTTTGAG GGAATCCGGggagttaaaaaaattagagatgGAATTAACCCAGCCACATGGATGTTAGAAGTGACAAATACAGCACAAGAAGCAGTTCTGGGTGTTAATTTTGCCGATGTATACAATAAATCAGAACTATACAG GAGAAACAAAGCAATGATCAAAGAACTCAGTAAACCTCAGCCAATGTCAAAAGATCTGCACTTCGCTACTCAATTCTCGCAATCATTTTTGACCCAGTGTAAGGCTTGCCTATGGAAACAGCACTGGTCATATTGGCGAAATCCACAGTACAATGCAGTAAGGCTATTATTCTCGATTTTCATAGCTTTAATGTTTGGATCAATGTTCTGGGATCTTGGCACCAAAAG GATAAGGCAGCAAGACATTTTCAATTCAGTAGGTTCCATGTATGCTGCTTCTCTATTTATTGGGATTCAGAATGCTGCATTGGTGCAGCCAGTAGTGGCTATTGAGAGAACAGTTTTCTACCGAGAAAGAGCAGCTGGAATGTATTCTCCTTTACCATATGCCATTGCACAG ATTACGATTGAGATCCCATACATTTTCATTCAGGCTGTCATATATGCAACGATAGTCTATTTCATGATTGGATTTGAGACCTCAGCTTCAAAGTTCTTTTTGAATCTCTTCTTCATGTACTTCACCTTCTTGTATTTCACATTCTTTGGAATGTTGACAGTATCCATCACTCCAAACTATAGCATAGCTGCTGTACTTGCTTCTTTCTTCTATGGTTTGTGGAACCTCTTCTCAGGATTCCTACTTCCACGATCA TATATGCCTATTTGGTGGAGATGGTTCTATTGGGCATGTCCTTTCGCTTGGACATTGTATGGATTGATTGGTGCACAGTTTGGAGACATCAAAGACAGGCTTGACACTGGTCTAACAGTAGAAGAACTTATGAAGAgttattttggttttaaaacTGACTTCCTAGGAGTGGTTTCAATTGTGATTATAGGAATCACATTGCTTTTTGGATTCGGCTTTGCCTTTGCAATAAAGGTTTTTAACTTCCAGAGAAGATGA
- the LOC142613596 gene encoding pleiotropic drug resistance protein 1-like isoform X5 codes for MEVFLSSAREEVGEKSRKWAAIQRLPTGHRLRRGILTEENGEAKEVDIQRLDEQQLKNLLDKLLNQDEDNEKFLMKLKDRFDRVGIEFPKIEVRMEGLNVDTEAYIGSRALPTLYHFTINFFEGLLNSCHIIKGKKKPFSILHDVSGIIKPGRMTLLLGPPGSGKTTFLLAMAGRLSSDLKISGRITYNGHGMDEFIPQRTSAYISQHDEHIGEMTVRETLAFSARCQGVGPRYEMLAELSRREKEANIKPDSDIDIFLKSISLEGQEANVLTDYVIKILGLDICADIMVGDEMRRGISGGQRKRVTVGEMLVGPARALFMDEISTGLDSSTTFQIVNSIRQAIHILEGTTVISLLQPAPETYELFEDIVLLTDGQVVYQGPRENAQEFFESVGFKCPERKAEADFLQEVTSRKDQEQYWANKDIPYAYVTVEEFADAFKSFHIGQKLGDKLAIPFDKGRSHPSALTTTKYGVGKKELLKACISRELLLMKRSSAYYTFKMLQLIFMALLMMSLYVRTKKHRNTTMGGQIVMGALFFTMSTIMFNGFAELALTIAKLPVFNKHRDLLFFPPWSYALPTWILKIPITIVEVAIWVAMTYYVVGFEENFTRFLKQFFLLLFINQMASGLFRFIAALGRNMIVANTFGSFGLLLVITLGGFVLSKNEIKKWWEWGYWVSPMMYGQNAMAVNEFLGKSWKRALPNTTEPLGLVVLKSHGLFQEEYWFWIGVGASIGFIFLFNFLFTLALTYLNPFGKPQAVIPEGKPVEKHTDIQRSVSSESTLAARSRRNEFNRNKKQGMVLPFEPLSITFDDISYAVDMPQEMKSEGVTENRLTLLKGLSGAFRPGVLTALMGVSGAGKSTLMDVLAGRKTGGYIEGSIMISGYPKKQETFARIAGYCEQNDIHSPHITVYESLFFSAWLRLAPEVDITTKKMFVEEVMDLVELNSIRESIVGLPNVNGLSTEQRKRLTIATELVANPSIIFMDEPTSGLDARAAAIVMRTVRNTVDTGRTVVCTIHQPSIDIFDAFDELYLLKSGGEEIYVGPIGHRASLLISYFEGIRGVKKIRDGINPATWMLEVTNTAQEAVLGVNFADVYNKSELYRRNKAMIKELSKPQPMSKDLHFATQFSQSFLTQCKACLWKQHWSYWRNPQYNAVRLLFSIFIALMFGSMFWDLGTKRIRQQDIFNSVGSMYAASLFIGIQNAALVQPVVAIERTVFYRERAAGMYSPLPYAIAQITIEIPYIFIQAVIYATIVYFMIGFETSASKFFLNLFFMYFTFLYFTFFGMLTVSITPNYSIAAVLASFFYGLWNLFSGFLLPRSYMPIWWRWFYWACPFAWTLYGLIGAQFGDIKDRLDTGLTVEELMKSYFGFKTDFLGVVSIVIIGITLLFGFGFAFAIKVFNFQRR; via the exons ATGGAAGTGTTTTTGAGTTCTGCTCGAGAGGAAGTAGGCGAAAAATCTCGGAAATGGGCTGCTATACAGAGACTGCCGACAGGGCATCGTCTTAGAAGAGGTATATTAACTGAAGAAAATGGAGAAGCAAAAGAAGTTGATATTCAAAGACTTGATGAGCAACAATTAAAGAACTTGTTGGACAAGCTTTTGAACCAGGACGAAGATAATGAGAAGTTCTTGATGAAGCTCAAGGACCGCTTTGATCG AGTTGGGATTGAATTTCCAAAAATTGAAGTCCGGATGGAAGGACTAAATGTAGATACCGAAGCTTATATTGGAAGCAGAGCTTTACCTACACTATACCACTTCACTATAAATTTCTTTGAG GGGTTGTTGAATTCTTGTCATATAATTAAAGGCAAAAAGAAACCATTTTCAATTCTTCATGATGTCAGTGGAATAATCAAGCCTGGCAg GATGACACTTCTTTTAGGCCCCCCAGGCTCAGGGAAGACCACATTTCTACTGGCTATGGCTGGAAGACTTAGTTCTGATCTCAAA ATTTCAGGGAGAATTACATATAATGGCCATGGAATGGATGAATTTATCCCACAAAGGACATCAGCTTATATAAGTCAACATGATGAACATATAGGAGAAATGACAGTGAGAGAAacattggccttctcggctagaTGTCAAGGGGTTGGTCCTCGTTATG AAATGTTGGCAGAGTTGTCCAGAAGAGAAAAGGAGGCAAACATTAAGCCAGATTCTGATATCGATATTTTTTTGAAG TCTATTTCACTGGAAGGGCAAGAAGCAAATGTTCTGACCGATTATGTTATCAAA ATTTTGGGATTGGATATCTGTGCTGACATTATGGTAGGGGATGAAATGCGAAGAGGTATCTCTGGTGGACAAAGAAAGCGAGTGACAGTAG GGGAGATGCTGGTTGGACCAGCAAGGGCGCTTTTCATGGACGAGATATCAACTGGCTTAGACAGCTCGACAACTTTTCAGATTGTGAATTCAATCAGACAGGCAATTCACATTCTTGAAGGGACAACCGTGATCTCTCTCCTCCAGCCAGCTCCAGAAACGTATGAACTATTTGAGGACATAGTTCTCTTAACAGACGGGCAAGTGGTGTATCAAGGTCCCCGTGAAAATGCACAGGAGTTTTTTGAATCTGTGGGCTTCAAATGTCCGGAGAGAAAAGCAGAAGCAGACTTCTTACAAGAA GTGACATCAAGGAAAGATCAAGAACAGTATTGGGCTAATAAAGACATACCTTATGCTTACGTTACTGTCGAGGAATTTGCTGATGCATTTAAGTCATTTCACATTGGTCAGAAACTAGGTGACAAGCTTGCCATTCCATTTGACAAGGGTAGGAGCCACCCTTCTGCTTTGACAACTACGAAGTACGGTGTTGGGAAGAAGGAACTGCTAAAGGCTTGCATATCAAGAGAGTTGTTGCTGATGAAGAGAAGCTCAGCCTACTATACGTTCAAAATGTTGCAG cttatttttatgGCTCTGTTGATGATGTCACTATATGTACGAACTAAGAAGCATCGAAATACTACAATGGGTGGTCAAATTGTTATGGGTGCCCTGTTCTTTACAATGTCCACAATAATGTTTAATGGATTCGCAGAGCTTGCCCTGACCATCGCGAAACTTCCTGTCTTTAACAAGCATAGGGaccttctcttttttcctcCATGGTCATATGCACTACCCACATGGATCCTCAAAATTCCAATCACAATTGTAGAGGTAGCCATTTGGGTGGCGATGACTTATTATGTTGTAGGCTTTGAAGAAAACTTCACACG GTTTCTCAAACAATTCTTTCTACTTTTGTTCATCAACCAAATGGCTTCTGGACTGTTTCGATTTATTGCAGCACTAGGAAGGAATATGATTGTCGCAAACACGTTTGGATCTTTTGGGTTGCTTCTAGTTATTACTCTGGGTGGATTTGTTCTatcaaaaa atgaaattaaaaaatggtGGGAATGGGGTTACTGGGTCTCACCTATGATGTATGGCCAGAATGCTATGGCAGTGAATGAATTCTTAGGGAAGAGTTGGAAGCGT GCTCTTCCTAATACCACAGAACCTCTTGGACTTGTGGTCTTGAAGTCTCATGGACTATTCCAAGAAGAATATTGGTTTTGGATTGGAGTAGGAGCTTCAATTggatttatttttctattcaattttcttttcacatTGGCTCTAACTTATCTCAACC CTTTTGGAAAGCCTCAGGCAGTTATACCAGAAGGAAAGCCAGTTGAAAAACATA CTGACATTCAAAGAAGTGTATCATCAGAATCAACATTAGCAGCAAGAAGCAGAAGGAATGAATTTAATCGGAACAAGAAACAAGGAATGGTTCTTCCATTCGAACCCCTTTCTATCACCTTTGATGATATTAGCTATGCAGTGGACATGCCTCAG gaaatgaaatctgaaggTGTGACAGAAAATCGACTAACACTTCTGAAGGGTTTGAGTGGTGCTTTCAGGCCAGGAGTTCTCACAGCTCTAATGGGTGTTAGTGGCGCTGGGAAGTCAACTCTAATGGATGTTTTGGCTGGGAGGAAAACTGGTGGGTACATCGAAGGAAGCATCATGATATCTGGATACCCAAAGAAGCAGGAAACTTTTGCTCGCATAGCAGGTTACTGTGAGCAAAATGACATCCACTCTCCTCACATTACAGTGTACGAGTCACTGTTTTTCTCTGCATGGCTTCGTCTAGCTCCTGAAGTTGATATCACAACCAAAAAG ATGTTTGTTGAGGAGGTCATGGACCTTGTGGAGCTGAACTCAATAAGGGAATCAATTGTTGGATTGCCTAACGTCAATGGTCTCTCAACCGAGCAGCGCAAGAGGCTGACGATTGCAACTGAGCTTGTTGCAAACCCATCTATAATATTCATGGATGAGCCAACCTCAGGTCTTGATGCCAGGGCAGCAGCAATAGTGATGAGAACAGTGAGGAACACAGTAGACACTGGAAGAACTGTGGTGTGCACTATCCACCAGCCAAGCATTGATATATTTGATGCCTTTGATGAG CTATATCTTTTGAAAAGTGGAGGAGAAGAAATATATGTCGGCCCAATAGGCCACCGTGCTTCACTTTTGATCAGTTACTTTGAG GGAATCCGGggagttaaaaaaattagagatgGAATTAACCCAGCCACATGGATGTTAGAAGTGACAAATACAGCACAAGAAGCAGTTCTGGGTGTTAATTTTGCCGATGTATACAATAAATCAGAACTATACAG GAGAAACAAAGCAATGATCAAAGAACTCAGTAAACCTCAGCCAATGTCAAAAGATCTGCACTTCGCTACTCAATTCTCGCAATCATTTTTGACCCAGTGTAAGGCTTGCCTATGGAAACAGCACTGGTCATATTGGCGAAATCCACAGTACAATGCAGTAAGGCTATTATTCTCGATTTTCATAGCTTTAATGTTTGGATCAATGTTCTGGGATCTTGGCACCAAAAG GATAAGGCAGCAAGACATTTTCAATTCAGTAGGTTCCATGTATGCTGCTTCTCTATTTATTGGGATTCAGAATGCTGCATTGGTGCAGCCAGTAGTGGCTATTGAGAGAACAGTTTTCTACCGAGAAAGAGCAGCTGGAATGTATTCTCCTTTACCATATGCCATTGCACAG ATTACGATTGAGATCCCATACATTTTCATTCAGGCTGTCATATATGCAACGATAGTCTATTTCATGATTGGATTTGAGACCTCAGCTTCAAAGTTCTTTTTGAATCTCTTCTTCATGTACTTCACCTTCTTGTATTTCACATTCTTTGGAATGTTGACAGTATCCATCACTCCAAACTATAGCATAGCTGCTGTACTTGCTTCTTTCTTCTATGGTTTGTGGAACCTCTTCTCAGGATTCCTACTTCCACGATCA TATATGCCTATTTGGTGGAGATGGTTCTATTGGGCATGTCCTTTCGCTTGGACATTGTATGGATTGATTGGTGCACAGTTTGGAGACATCAAAGACAGGCTTGACACTGGTCTAACAGTAGAAGAACTTATGAAGAgttattttggttttaaaacTGACTTCCTAGGAGTGGTTTCAATTGTGATTATAGGAATCACATTGCTTTTTGGATTCGGCTTTGCCTTTGCAATAAAGGTTTTTAACTTCCAGAGAAGATGA